The following DNA comes from Vigna radiata var. radiata cultivar VC1973A chromosome 4, Vradiata_ver6, whole genome shotgun sequence.
ATCCCAAAGAGAAATAAACCATCATCGTAGCTGACTActaaagatagaaagataactCCACCAGCCCCATCAAGAGGAAGAAGGACGAGAATGAGTATTTCTCAGTTTCGATCGAGAGTTTTGAGTTTTCTGATTTCAGTTTCCTGTTTTCTGACATGCTTGGGAAACAATGACGTGCCTGTCCAGTTGAATGATGATGTTCTTGGCTTGATTGTGTTCAAATCAGACCTTCAAGACCCTTCTTCTTATCTTGCTTCATGGAATGAAGACGATGCCAGTCCATGTTCATGGCAGTTCGTGCAGTGTAATCCTCAGAGCGGAAGAGTTTCTGAGGTCTCATTGGATGGCTTGGGATTATCTGGGAAGATTGGAAGAGGGCTTGAGAAATTGCAGCATCTTACTGTACTGTCCCTTTCTCATAACAACTTGAGTGGGAGTATTAGTCCATCTCTTACTCTTTCCACTACTCTTGAGAGACTCAACCTTAGTCACAATTCTCTTTCTGGTTCAATCCCTACTTCTTTTGTGAATATGAATTCAATAAAGTTTCTTGATCTTTCTGAGAATTCATTCTCGGGATCAATCCCTGAGAATTTTTTTGATACTTGTTCTTCCCTTCATCACATTTCTCTAGCTAGGAACATGTTTGATGGGCAGGTTCCTGGTTCACTGTCTAGGTGCTCCTCATTGAATAGCATTAATCTTTCCAATAATCGTTTCTCTGGTAATGTGGACTTTAACGGGATTTGGTCACTAACCAGGCTTAGAACTTTGGATCTATCCAAGAATGCCTTATCTGGGTCTTTACCTAATGGAATTTCATCCATACATAACTTCAAGGAGATCCTATTACAAGGTAACCAGTTTTCAGGTCCTTTATCCACTGATATTGGATTCTGCCTGCATCTGAGTAGGTTGGATTTTAGTGATAATCAGTTCAGTGGAGAACTACCTGATTCACTTGGGAGGCTTAGTTCTTTGAACTATTTCAAGgcatcaaataattttttcaccAGCGAATTCCCTCAATGGATTGGTAACCTTACCAGTCTGGAGTACCTAGAGCTTTCAAACAATGAGTTCACTGGAAGCATCCCACAGTCAATAGGGGGACTGGGATCACTGTCTCATCTGGGAGTTTCAAGTAACAAGCTTGTTGGAACTATTCCATCATCACTAAGTTCCTGCACGAAGTTATCTGTGATCCATCTCAGAGGCAATGGTTTCAATGGCACCATTCCAGAGGGTTTGTTTGGCCTAGGATTGGAGGAAATAGACTTGTCCCGCAATGAATTGAGTGGCTCAATTCCAGCAGGATCAAGCAGGCTCTTGGAAACTCTAACCAGCTTGGATCTTTCAGATAACCATCTCCAAGGGAATATCCCTGCAGAAACTGGTCTTCTTTCAAAACTACGTTATTTGAATCTGTCTTGGAATGATCTTCATTCACAGATGCCTCCAGAATTTGGCCTCCTTCAGAATCTAGAAGTTTTGGATATTCGAAACAGTGGCTTGCGTGGTTCAGTTCCAGCAGATATATGCGACTCAGGCAATTTAGCTGTCCTCCAACTAGATGGAAATTTATTGCAAGGGAATATTCCCGAAGAGATTGGGAATTGCAGCTCTCTTTACTTGCTGTATGCATCCTATTTCTGAAGCCTAAGTTTTAGTTTTGGTGCACGTCTTTTTTGGAAGATACTAATTTGTTCTACTTTTATGCAGGAGTTTGTCTCACAATAACTTGACTGGTTCAATCCCGAAGTCCATGTCAAAGCTAAACAAGCTAAAAATCCTCAAACTGGAATTCAATGAACTAAGTGGAGAGATACCAATGGAGCTTGGAATGCTTCAGAGTCTACTTGCTGTGAATATATCATACAACAGGCTCACAGGCAGGCTTCCTACAAGTAGCATATTTCAGAACTTGGACAAAAGTTCCTTGGAAGGAAACCTGGGTCTATGCTCACCCTTGTTGCAGGGTCCGTGCAAGATGAATGTCCCCAAGCCACTGGTGCTTGACCCAAATGCCTATAACAGCCAAATAAGCCCTCAAAGGCAAAGAAACGAATCATCTGAGTCAGGATCGGTTCACCGCCACAGGTTTCTTAGCGTATCTGCCATTGTAGCGATATCTGCATCTTTTGTGATTGTATTAGGAGTGATTGCTATTAGCCTGCTTAATGTTTCTGTGAGGAGAAGGCTATCATTTGTGGATAATGCTTTGGAAAGCATGTGCTCAAGCTCTTCAAGATCAGGGAGTCCAGCCACAGGAAAGCTGATCCTGTTTGATTCCCAGTCCTCACCTGATTGGATCAGCAATCCCGAGTCCTTGCTCAACAAGGCATCAGAGATTGGAGAAGGAGTCTTTGGAACCCTCTA
Coding sequences within:
- the LOC106759270 gene encoding probably inactive leucine-rich repeat receptor-like protein kinase At3g28040 yields the protein MSISQFRSRVLSFLISVSCFLTCLGNNDVPVQLNDDVLGLIVFKSDLQDPSSYLASWNEDDASPCSWQFVQCNPQSGRVSEVSLDGLGLSGKIGRGLEKLQHLTVLSLSHNNLSGSISPSLTLSTTLERLNLSHNSLSGSIPTSFVNMNSIKFLDLSENSFSGSIPENFFDTCSSLHHISLARNMFDGQVPGSLSRCSSLNSINLSNNRFSGNVDFNGIWSLTRLRTLDLSKNALSGSLPNGISSIHNFKEILLQGNQFSGPLSTDIGFCLHLSRLDFSDNQFSGELPDSLGRLSSLNYFKASNNFFTSEFPQWIGNLTSLEYLELSNNEFTGSIPQSIGGLGSLSHLGVSSNKLVGTIPSSLSSCTKLSVIHLRGNGFNGTIPEGLFGLGLEEIDLSRNELSGSIPAGSSRLLETLTSLDLSDNHLQGNIPAETGLLSKLRYLNLSWNDLHSQMPPEFGLLQNLEVLDIRNSGLRGSVPADICDSGNLAVLQLDGNLLQGNIPEEIGNCSSLYLLSLSHNNLTGSIPKSMSKLNKLKILKLEFNELSGEIPMELGMLQSLLAVNISYNRLTGRLPTSSIFQNLDKSSLEGNLGLCSPLLQGPCKMNVPKPLVLDPNAYNSQISPQRQRNESSESGSVHRHRFLSVSAIVAISASFVIVLGVIAISLLNVSVRRRLSFVDNALESMCSSSSRSGSPATGKLILFDSQSSPDWISNPESLLNKASEIGEGVFGTLYKVPLGSQGRMVAIKKLISTNIIQYPEDFDREVRILGKARHPNLIALKGYYWTPQLQLLVTEFAPNGSLQAKLHERLPSSPPLSWPIRFKILLGTAKGIAHLHHSFRPPIIHYNIKPSNILLDENCNPKISDFGLARLLTKLDRHVMSNRFQSALGYVAPELACQSLRVNEKCDVYGFGVMILELVTGRRPVEYGEDNVLILNDHVRVLLEQGNVLECVDQSMNEYPEDEVLPVLKLAMVCTSQIPSSRPTMAEVVQILQVIKTPVPQRMEVF